CGGAGGCGTGTGGCTGCCTCACGAGCTGCTGCCGTGGCCTCATGTCTGAGCGTTGGACTGTCGGTCGTAGATGATGAAGCTTTTCTCGTAGAGCTTCTGCGTCCCCTGCATAGTCTCAGCAACAGGGATCTCCCCGCTACAACCAGCTTCCATCGTCACCGACCGAGCAACCTGCTGAACATCTCTCCTGCTTTTGAGTGATGATGTCTTTTAAAGATAAAAGATAAAAAGAATTGATTGATCATCATCAGAGAGTGGGTTCCCGCGTGTCTAGGAGCGCCTTTTTCGGTGTTTCCCCCCACAAACTACGAGCTTTGCCTCCTCCAATCCCCCAGAAACTACGTGTCCTCCCTCAGGGCTTCCCCCAGAAACTACGAGGGTCGCTCACCGTAAATTCCCCATAAACTACGAGTGTTTCCCCCCAGAAACTACGTGCTTTGGGCGACGCAACTTTACGGAGATAACCTGAAAAAGAGGTCTATTCCCCCACAAACTACGTGCCCTCACATAGAGTTTCCCCACAAACTACGTGCCCTGATTCTCAGGTGGTTGAACGGCCCTCAGAACAGTGTTTTTTTGACTTTTCCCCCACAAACTACGACAAGGAACAGGGCCGGATCCCCCGTAAACTACGATGGCCCTCAGGAACCGACAGCAGGAGACCAGGTGCCGTCCAGCAACTGGCGTAACTCTGCCCGGACCTCATCCTGAGCCGCTGGTCCCTGACTCAAACTCTGAAGGGCACGCCGGACCAACTGACGCCCATCGATCTGGCCGTGAAGCACCAATTCTCCAAGACGGCTGCGGTCCAGGGCATTCAGGTGCTTGAGAACCCCAGTGAGGCTCAGCTGTCTGAGCACCCAGTCCAGCAGCGCTTGCCCCGACAGAACGGCCACTTCGGCCTCATTGCGGGCCTCAAGTTGCGCTTCATCCTGCTCGCGTTGTGCCCGCGTGCGCGGTGGGCGAGCGGGGCGCTCTGTCGAGGACGGGGCAGGGGACAGACCTGCGTCATCCAAGCCCGCGTAATCCTCTGGACGGGTCACCATCGCCACCATCAAGCCACCGCGATTTCCGATGGGCGTCTTGGCTGTCTGGAGGTAGCGGTCGAAACGGCGCGCCGCTTCGGGAATACGGTCCGGGAAAAGCGTCGTCAGGCGGAGGGCCATCCCGCGTTTCACCCCACGCGCCAGCATCATCTCCACGAGTTCCGGACGCTGGGTCTGGGGCAGATCGGCGAACACATACTCCAGGGTCGCGCTCATCCCCCTTCCGCTCCATTTCGCGTCCTGAAGGTAATCCCGCTCTACCAATTCCTGGTGCGCGCCTGAGAGTGCTTCCCGCACCTTGTCGGACCGCTGAGACAGGATGCCCAGGCTCGCGGCCCAGTCCCGCAATCCCACCTGAAACCCAGGCGCCAAGCCGTCGCTGCGGTGCTCGTCGAAGCGTCGCGCGTCCAATTGCCGGTACAGCGCCCGAACGAGCGGTTGACTCA
The sequence above is drawn from the Deinococcus hopiensis KR-140 genome and encodes:
- a CDS encoding replication initiator protein A produces the protein MSPKAVRAPLPPADAGMTTGHDERNLGRLGLISAQKTVPATLRTWSRDITLPDGRPASILCSVSEGQTVPHGLDNDVMVGLISLCFEAGLPSDGKFSTSAYRLLKACGFPTTVQYYRILEEALKRLTDAKYTIKEGWFRQGEQMWSTQMFSQIMYLAYNARSALGGGSVITVRLADPITENLRAGYIKPLDVGFYTSLSQPLVRALYRQLDARRFDEHRSDGLAPGFQVGLRDWAASLGILSQRSDKVREALSGAHQELVERDYLQDAKWSGRGMSATLEYVFADLPQTQRPELVEMMLARGVKRGMALRLTTLFPDRIPEAARRFDRYLQTAKTPIGNRGGLMVAMVTRPEDYAGLDDAGLSPAPSSTERPARPPRTRAQREQDEAQLEARNEAEVAVLSGQALLDWVLRQLSLTGVLKHLNALDRSRLGELVLHGQIDGRQLVRRALQSLSQGPAAQDEVRAELRQLLDGTWSPAVGS